The Pelodiscus sinensis isolate JC-2024 chromosome 24, ASM4963464v1, whole genome shotgun sequence genomic interval catggCTTCAGCTCCCACTGGGGCTTTGGGATACCCCTGTGCCGTATTTGTGAAGGTTGTCACCAGTATTTCCTCTAACATGTTATGCCCATgtatggaatgaattttgttatgtgcgccaatatggaggtgatgtgcaaCACTattgtgcacataacaaaactcattctgcatgtggatgaTCTGTGgtgggatttggagtgtgggagggagctcagggttgAGGATTAAGAGAATtttggctgggggagcaggcagggctgaggTGAAGGctttgggttgcaggagggggctccaggctggggctaaggggtttggagtgtaggagTGAACCCATAAGGTCAGGGAGGGGatatggggtctgggcaggagttggggtgatggagggggatcagggctgggacaggagattgggaTGTAGGGTGCTCACCTGGGGCAGCTcctgtttggtgggggggcaggtggctctatgCTGCCTTATGCTCACCTGCAGACACcaccccctgcagctcctattggccacaattcccagccaatgggagcggtggggACAGAGTTTCCCTGTGCTCACGGTGATGCAGCTCCAGCCAGAGGGGGCTGTAATATaacaagtagtctagtagcacggctgtgagggtcaaatcagggcaaacTGCTTAGAACCAGGGCTACTTGCAGCCCAGGATTGAGATCCTCCTCTGTAatgcaccaaaccagtcacaaagaacacatcagctgccagtctggccagcaagaagctaCACATGCAAACCCCTTAGACTCTCCAGTTTTACCTGTGACACATCCAGCATGACTTCTTATACAgaggagaggttatgaaaaccaatctcaccaactccaaacaggttctACCGATGCCAAAGGACCTGCCACATTCCCAGGTCCACTTCTACCTctgatcttacccacaagagcacgctgggacAATCCTtcagaatctaacatctaaaggtttattaatgaaaAGAAAAGGCTCCGCATAGATTTGTTAAAGAAAGCACATTACATGCctcagtcaccaagttcttgatgcaggttcTTAGAGCTGTAATAAACGGACAGCTTAAAAGCCTCTGGAATACATCCAGTGCTAGGATGGGTCAACCAGTCCTTACCATCTTGCCGCCATCAGATGGTTACGTGGACCGcctgccccaaactcctcccctcccagcctttgGCCGCAGTGCTGGATGGGGACAAAGGAGAGTTCTACCATCTCCCAGACTCACTGCTGTGGCCCCCGCAAGATCACCCccggggctgggcagcacagtgctGGCCTCACTAAGGAGTCGCCTGAAGGGCCAGGCATGCTGGCCAGCTGTGGGGGCCAGATGTCCCTCCCCACCAGGAGCCATTGGCCGGGGGATTGGGCAGCAAAGCCACTGCCACCTAGGAGGATCAGTTGTCCTCCCTAgggggagctggcagctggggccagagagtccagccctgcctccctgggaggagccactggttgggggagggggaggaatgggtTCAGACAGACTGGCTGGTCAGGGGCCCAGACAATCTTACATCCAGGAACTGCCAGTTGATGGGGGCTGAGcattgcagctccagccccatgggatgaGCTGCCCCCCTTTGCACTCCAAAGTAGCTCACAACTAGAGCAGCACCATTCTCGATTCCCTGAGCTCTGCATCTCCCACCATCCTgtccttaaccccccccccccccccacacacacacacacctctcagcCCCATGCACTGACTGCTGCACTCCCATCCACTGCCCTCAGACATCACAAGGACCTAGGCAATGCAAGGGAAATCCTCTAGTAACTAATCAttggtaaaaaaaaataacaatataTACTTACCAATCTGTGCTTACTGCTCTTTACAAGTGTCTGCCTCGTCCTCTCCTTGCTTCCTCCACAGCAGGATGCTTCTCGGGGACTGTGTTTGTcagatgaagtgatttttttgaAGGATCTGCTTGTTTTTCAGCAACTTGTCATGAAAACGCAGCACAGTCTCTAGGGCAAAATTCACTCTCGCAAACAAAATAGCCTTCACAGGGAAAAGCATGGACACACGATTTTTCAAGTAACCAAAATGTATTAATTACTTTAAAGATACATTAAACACAGGCTGTGGGGTCTGGCAAAATCAAACTCAACAGCCTTTGCCAGATCTGAGGATTCCACTGCCTTGTTGTCCATCTTTGGAAAAATGTTCCACCCCCTTTCAGAAATGGGGGTTTTCTGAATCTTCCAGTCAGACGTGACAGGATATTGTTGGTTTTCCATCTGACCATTCATCAAAAAGATGATTTTCATCTATCAGACATAAAGTGGGAATTCTTGTGTGGCAAAGGCAAGACTGCTTTGTATAATACCCCACACCAGCATGCTTCTCAACAAGGCCCACTCAAGCATTTCTGTGCACTCAAAGGCAGCTTTCCAGGATTCCAGCTGCTTCAGAGATGTTGAATAACAATTTTCGACTGCCTTGTAAAATTCCTGTTCTTTAATTTCCCCGCCCTCGACCAAAGACAGCAGCAGGATCTCGATGTGTGATATGGCTAATCTTCCTCTGAGCCTCatgctaaattattttgaaggTATGGATATGTAGTGCAACTTCTCCCACCGATGAGTGGTTTTTCTTGATTGCCTCTACCATCTTTGGAAAGGTGGCTGTTTGCTTACTAGCAAAAGCAAGCCCCAGTTTTATGCAAGGGTCACTGAAGACTTTCTTGAACAGTGTTGGGCATATGCCTTGAGTGAGAAAATATGCCTTGTGCTcatcaaaaatcaacaaaattcTGTCTAGCCCTGGTCCCAGAGAAGGGAATTGTGAGCTGCCATTCACTAGcgatttaaaatattcgaggtcaACAAATTGGCAGAATTCTTTCAATTCTTCAACAGGAACAGtgtaaaatatttataaactTTCACAGGAAAGGACTCCAAATCAAATGGAACGCAGTCAGCGGCTGTTCGCAAGCAGTTACGAATGATGTGAATACCACAAACAAAGTCAAGGATCTTCCCCTAGTCTGACTTGCAGTTTTCGCCAGACGTTGTTTTCCCAGCACACTTAGCACCACCAGTATGTGTATTAGCACTATCTGCAAAAAGCCCAACAAACTTTtcactaaaggtacgtctacactgcagggctgaagtcgaattaagctacgcaacttcagctatctcaattgcgtagctgaagtcgaattagcttaattcagcttttggcgctgtctacacagcaggaagtccaaggaagaacactcttccttcaacttcccttactcctcgtgaaatgagggttacttgGAGTcgtagtaagaagtcctccagctcgaaattattttgaaataaaggtgtGTAGTACCCATGTGCACTATGTTATGTCAGAATcgtgtcagttattccaaaataatgctgcagtgtagacgtaccctaagagaaggCTTCCCAATCTCTTGATATAGAAATCCGCACTGCGCATCAGAAGTTTCCCATGGTAGAGAAGAAAACTCGTTAATGTTTGGGTTCACCCCATCGGACGGAGCAGCTCGGGACTGTGTGTGGCCAAGAGGTagctcaggggccaggatggAGGAAGTTAGGGTTTGTGtttggccagggggagctaggggtTGTGTGCAGACAGGAAGATACCTCAGGGCTCAGGAAAGGGGTATCTAGCAGCTGTTTGCCAGGAGAACTTTCTGGTCCCTCTGTTCCCTGCCATGGTTTCTGCCCGCCATGGAGCCACCCCTGTGGCTCTTACCAGCTGTGTGAAGAAAGGAGTCTGGGAGCTGAGGAGGGAGCAGGACAGCTGCCTGTGCCATGGTACCAaccagaggagcagctgccctgccctgctctgtcttccCTTGTCCAAAGTGGACAGtaggtggggaaagaggaggggtggCTCTGTCCCCAGAAGTTTGGGAGGGCAACATCctcagcatccccccccccacacacgcacacagctcTGCCCATGGGATTGGGGGCTTCTCCTGCATGGGGAGCTCCAGGGCTCCAGGGTTCAGCGCTGCTGCTCCATGcttcagtttggggtggggatcGGGGCTCAAGCTGCTCAGCTCCTGCTTTTAGCCTTGAAGGGGTTGCCAGGGCTTGTGTCTTTAGCcccttgggggggcagggaggggagtttCAGCTGGAGGGAGAAATGCTGAGGATCAGGGCTTCACCCTGTGTGGTCCTGGATATTCAGAGAGCACCCTGCAGAACAGGGCTTCAGCCTGAGTGCACTGGGAATTCAGTGCGGGAAGAGCCTCTGAGTATCAGCACATGCTGGGTTTGGTGGCTTCAGTCCCACAGCCTGGAAGTGCTGGCAGCTCCCGCCCTGGGGATCCCCGCTTTAGGGTGCCCATGGGGAGGGGTGACCCACACCCCTCACTCACCTCCCCCCCTCTTACCTCTCTATCACACACAGGCTGCCTCtcctcccactggctgcctgtcTTTCTGCCACTACCTGAGAGAGCCACCTGCTGGCCACGGTTACCCACTGGCCAGGAAGAGAAGGCTTCTGTGGCTGAGCTGTCCATGagggaccagcagggggagcgccgggcagaaatatgggacaattcacccattttttaaaaagtcgaGACACCTGCCAGAGGGCTTCaatatgggactgtcccattAAAAACTGAATTAGGCCACGAAGCCCAGTCGGTTAATTAGGCTGCATGCAGGGGGATTTAGGTTGGAGACAGTTAATTAAGGACAGGCTCACCTGTATAGGAACAGACAGGACCTGTATGAAGGCAGATTGCTGGCTGCTGTTACTCCCTGAATTGGAGTATGGAGGGGAGGAGAATTGGAGGGTATCAAAcccagagagggagggaagcCACATATGTATAAAAAAGCTCAGGGAAATAGCAGGAAGGGATAGGTTTATACTGGGACTATGCTTGCTTATTATAgggaccctgggctggaacccagtatAGGGGGTGGGTCTGGGGTCCCCTGCCAGCCACTGGGAAGTGAAAGAGCATTGATGACACTacccagacagcagaccaggCAATACTGTGAATTCCCCAAAAGGGGAGGAGTTCTGTGATCTTTCACAAAGAGGGAAGCTGCAAACCAGTcagtgagcacagggcagccaaGCAAGACAAGCTGAGAGAACACAGGGGACCAGGAATGCAAGCTGGTAGAGCTAATCCCCAGGGTGGCCTGCAGGAGGTGCTATTCTCCGTgagtgcctccctcccccgccgccccagGCTGAATCGAAATGCATAGCTCAGAAAGAACAATAAGAGCCCCATAAAGCTGCCTCCCCGCAGAGCAGAAGAGGTGGTTAGAGTCCAAAAGGCATTCTTTAAAAACTGGAAGTAAAACCttactgaggaaaacagaaactCTGTCCAGTCCGTGTGCAAGTGCGTCTGGGCAGTCCTGGGGCTTCTGAAAAGTATCACAGAACCACCTGGTATCGGATGCCCAGGAGATAACAAAAGGGCTTCCAGTATCAACGCCTGAGTCTGTCTTAACAGAGGGCCCATCGTAATGAGCTTGTGTCCCAGGGcggatagggatgtaatagtgtagttgattaactgattagccaataagcaaaagcttataagttaatgctatagactacggctgtgtctacattgcaccccttttccggaaaagggatgcagattagacacatcggaatagcaaaatccacgggggatttaaatatcccccggggtatttgcattaacatggctgccgcttttttccggtttggggataagccggagaaaagcgccagtctagacgtgattctccagaaaataagcccttttccggaggatctcttattcctacttctaagtatttaaatctcccgcggattttgctattccgaagtctacattagcatcccttttctggaaaggggtgccaatgtagacacagcctacatgtatttcccgccctttccccccacctgccagtaatttttcagcaggctggccagcagcccagctcagtcctggctcacactgggtctgggacctacccccgctgagGCGCTGCAtctaaagtgtattagaagccaggcaggcagcctgatTCAGCTgcggcttgtgccgggtccaggagTTCAGCCCCTCccgaggacaggggctgctgccaccctgtgctgctgcctctgtatcagaggcagcagcacggggcaacaGGCaaccagtctgtgaggggagctagtttgtaaactggctccccttgcggaccagctcccacctggcactccacactgctgcctctgatacagagaccgcaacgtggagtggcagggggctcctcgggagggggccagagcgcactggcttctggccccaccctcaggaactatagaataatcgagtaactgaattcatgaggttaatcgactattcaactaactgatatttaacatccctaagggGGACCCTGCCAAGGACGTCTGAGGACTGATGGGAGTTACTGAGACAGCATTTCCGTCCTGTGGTTTTACAGGCCACACCTGCCTGCTTGTGTCCTTGCATGAATGGACCCTGCCTTGGAATCACAGTGTGGTCCCTTGCACCCACTTTGCTGTTCCCTGCTTCCAGCCCTTCAAGGAAAAGTTACACACAGGGGCTGCATGCCTGGTCAGGCCATCTGTGGAGAATCCAGGTGAATGGCAGGGAAGCAGTAGCTGGCAGCAGTAGTAGGAAGAAGGACGCAGATCCTGGACAGCAGAGAGGTGACAGCTAGAACCTGAGAGAGCATGGAAGCAAGTGGAGCAAAGCTAAACTAGTCCCATCCCAGGCAGCTGCTGACCCCACATTTATCTCTGGTCTCCAGTGTACCTTTCCCGGACATGTCCCATCCCTGggccccctccttccctttgggaggctgctctgcaggcattgggagctgggctgggtggcACAAGGAGCTAATCCTACAATGTGTTGTGGAGACAGTGAAACTTGCCCTGGGAGAAGGGAATCTCCCAGCTCACTTTGTTTTTGCTCATGGACTTTGAGCTGCAAAAAGCCAAAGCTGAGATTCCCAAGGCCGGGCTCGGCTGAGTGATTGACAAGGCCGTGGATTAGTAGATCTGTATCAAGGGAGACCAGAACCCATCTCTGATTGGACCTGAGGATGGGACACCCCTTTGGTCATTTCTTTGGGGAGCCCTTTGCCAGAACTTGCCACTGCCTTGTGCAAGCCATTTGCCTCTGGACTTTAGGGAGCTTTTTCCCTACACACAGGCCAGGGGTGGACAATTTAGGAATCagggagagcacagcaagggtcCTGAGAAAACATCAGACCATGGCCACCAGGATTGCTGGGGCCTCAGCAACCTCTAGGCTGCCAATCTGAGAATGCTACTGCTCCCTTCCCGGATGTCTCATTTCTGACAATCTCTGGTTGCATCTGTCGGCCTCTTCTGCTTAGTCAATCAGTGCCAACCTCAGTCAGCTTTGCAACTGGCCCTGTCTGTTGCTCACAGGAGGGAGctaggggagtggagggggctcaggacggACCAGGAGATTGCAGTGTGGGCAATcttacctgggcagctcctgcttggtgggggggagggaacaggtggTTCTGCAGCTTGACTGGTGGGATGGTCACTTTCATGGGCAAGCGGGGAATGTCGGTACAGACAGACTCCTGTTATACAAAGCGGGTGCCCAGGCAAACTGGGCTTCCGATGACAAATTCCAGCAGGATCCATTTCCGTCCTGATGCTCAATCCATGAGAGAGACGTCAGATTCGCATTCTACCTAGGATGTGAGTCTGTCTGTGGTTAGACGTGGGGCGTGGATCAATATAGGAGTTTTGGGATTATGAGACTTTCGTATTTTTGCTGGTGACTTTAATACAGTTGAAAAAAGACAATGGGGCTTATTCTTGTGATGGTCAATGTGACTTGCCTGTGGCTCCATGTGTCCCTATGGGCTCTAGAGCTAAGGGAAGCAGAGAGAACTTTGTTGAACTTGAGACAGTAACAGCCAAAGCCAATTCTGTGACTATGCCCTATAAAATAGCATATGAAAGGTTGTGAGCTGCTAAAACCGATCGGTCATTCCAAGCATGAGTGTGTGTTTGAAATTACgactgtgtgctgtgtggttgTTACTGAAAGACCTTCTAAGTTTGATGGTCTTTCAGTGCTCAGTACTGCTCAGTGGTGATCCACTCGCAGGAGTGcaactcagtgctttttttgcgaTGGTACACACCGGTACAGCGTACTGCTACCATTCTGGGGAGCAATCGCGCCACACCGCtgtcccctggcacagcccccagccagcactgggAGTACTCGCACCGCAcataccagcacctttttttttataatgggGTATGGCTCAGCCTGTGATTCAACTCTACAACTGTGGATTGCAGTACTTGGAAAATCTGAGCTCCAGTTCAAAGCTGGGCGTGTGCACACTCCACATTgagggaaggacaggcagggtaATGAACTTACACTGGTCAGGCTTCTGAGCCAGACAAGACAGCACAGTTCTGAGCTGCCTGGCCAGGTGATTGGGAGATTTCCTGGGGTCTTTCTCTGTGTGATTTCTTGTGAGAAGCTCAGGGGCATTCATGCGATCTAGCTGTGTCTGGAGTGACACCTGCCGTCATACTGAGTGATAAGAGTTCCCGTACGGGGTTGCTGCTTGTGCATTGTGAGAGACAGCTTGGGCTAAAGAGTTAAGGGGGCATAGTCTTACCCCAGCTCCAAGTTGTACCTGCTGGGTCCCATCTCACTGTGGAACGGGGACTGTTTGTGTCGTTAAACACCAGTGAAGGTGTTTAATATTGATCAGGATGTTCTGGGCTGGTTCTCCCAAGGAAGAGCTGACTCCTTTGCACGTTAAGAGCCTAGAACTCTCAGAGCCCACAGACAGAATGGGACACAAACCAGGTTCCCTTTCTGAGATTGCACCTACTGGGGCTATGCTGGGATTCTCACTACGCCACAGCTATAAGGCAGCAAATCAGACCATTTATTGGGATACAAAGTCAGACCAGGCTTTGGACACAGGAAAATACCCAAATGACACAAGCACCTGGGGGAGGAGTCACAAGAGGAGAAGTTAATGCTAGTTTTGCTCAGAAGCCCCAGGCCTATGTCCATCACTATTCTCTGCCGTGCACCTGAAGTTTTGGGGTTTGCAGCCGGATGGTGAGGCCCCGGTTCCCAAGGCCAGGCTCCATTTCAATACGGCCCTTATCTCAGCATGGGTTTCAATACCACATAGCCCTTTATCTGATACTGCAAAGCACCCCAGTTCAGGACAGATGGGGACAACTGCGAATCAGCGCTGGCAGCGCGCACATCAGACATCGCAGTGACCAGGTCCCACATACACACGTCACTAAGTTCCCCTACAAATGACTGTGAGGCATCAAACCCACCCCCAAAGgagtcctgctcctgccccaggacAATCACACCCTGGTTGCTGATGGAGTAGCCTTTCTGCAGCCCCTTCCTAGGTAAGGGATTCCAGTTCACCCAGAGCTCGGCTATGCCAGTGGCAGATTCCCAGCTGGCACAAACGTGCTCCCAGCCTCTGCTTGAGCCTGTGTTTTCTGGGAATTTAAAGACCACCCATTCCCCCCCAACAACCAGTGAGAGCACCCCAGGTCTGTCTTTGAAGAGGAGGATCTCATTGTCCTTGGTCCTGGTCGCATAGGAGAAGAGGCTGTAGGCCCGGGTCAGGTCCGTGAAGTATCTGAGACACACGGTAAAGTTCTGAAGGGGACCGTTGTGATTCATGTTCAGGATCACTTGAGCATCAGCAGATTCCTTGGGAAAAACAAAGACCTGTCCTTCGAGATCTGTGTGGGGACGTGAAAGGCAACGGCTGAGATCTCACATGCTGACAGGTTCTCATTAATGCAACTTTCTAATGTTCCCAAGTGACTATCTactgcagccctgggcctgcccctgctTCCCAGCTCCAGGACTGTACACAGCTCTGTCAGACAGGAGTCCCAAATTTCTAATTTCAGAAAACTGAAactcccttgccctgcccctgcctcagcccttcCTTGGATACCCTCCCCTTTTCCAAGGCCCACCTCCATTCACTCCATCCCCCCCACAGACACCAttgctcactctcccccaccctcactcatttttACCAGGCCGAGGCTGGGGGTTGGGTCAGAGGAGGGCAGGAAGGCTCTGGCTGAAAGTGtaggtgctggggtggggctgggcatgaaGGATTTGGGATACagaagggagctccaggctgggattGAAGTTTCAGAgcgtgggagggggctccaggctggaacagGGGTTTGGAGCATAGGAAAGGGTACGGACTCTGTGCCAGGGATGTCGGCTCAGGGATGGTATTAGGAATGAGGATTGTGGTGAGGGATGGGGTGTGGTCTCCAGGATGCAGTTTGTGTACAGGACGGGGCTCAGGGcttgagtaaggatgttaaaatgtgggtaatTGACTTGTGGATTAGTCAATGGGCAcatccgcattcctcctttgaaatgtacaagagcccccgcaggggttcttatacatttcaaaggaggaattgtGAACTCCACTTACAGTATGCGGCcaatgggaagtcctgctgactcccagcaggggctcttgtgcatttcaaagccatggtgCCCGGGATCAGCGAGGGACttagagtcccccactgactccgggctccatgctacACTGGATGCCGGTAGGAGCCTGGGTTCAGCTGGGAGTACACAGCTTACCCCAGACTCTccgcagctgcccctttgaatcgtgCAGTTGTGTGGTTCTAAGGGATAGCTGACACACAGCTGATCTGTGGATCAGTTGTTCGGCAACTGTCCCTTTAATCCATGCATCTgtgcgattcaaaggggcagcttcggggagctgaccctgagctccccaGGAAATGCCGCAAGGAGCCCGGGATTGCTTCTAGTAGCATTCAGTGTTGCATTGAGCCTGTGGTCAGCAGGAGACTCTGAGTCCCCCTCTGATCCCGGGcaccatggctttgaaatgcacaggagccccCACTGTGCATTTCAAAAAAGGTACCCGCATGCAGGATTTCCCACTGGCTCCGAGCTGTAAGCGGAGTTTgcaattcctcctttgaaatatacaagacccccaggagggctcttgtacattttaaaggaggaacGCAGAATTGACTATCCACTAGTTGACTAATCCATGGAAATACCATCAACTAGTCCACTAGTCAATTAGCcgaattttaacatccttagtcctgcCTCTcagtgtctgagggtatgtctatactaccccgctagttcgaactagcggggtaatgtatgcataccgaacttgctaatgaagcccgggatttgaatttcccgggcttcatt includes:
- the LOC102458020 gene encoding mucosal pentraxin-like, giving the protein MAKWQLWLLVLAGLSGAIAQTDLEGQVFVFPKESADAQVILNMNHNGPLQNFTVCLRYFTDLTRAYSLFSYATRTKDNEILLFKDRPGVLSLVVGGEWVVFKFPENTGSSRGWEHVCASWESATGIAELWVNWNPLPRKGLQKGYSISNQGVIVLGQEQDSFGGGFDASQSFVGELSDVCMWDLVTAMSDVRAASADSQLSPSVLNWGALQYQIKGYVVLKPMLR